From the genome of Thermoproteales archaeon:
ATGATCTTCATATTGCTAACTGTGGTGTTCGTAATACTTCGAATTTTGCCTGGAGATCCCGTGTTGGCTATTGTGGGAATGAAAGCTAGTGAGGAGCAGCTTGAAAAGCTTCGGAGACAGCTTGGGCTTGATAAGCCTTTGTGGATGCAGTATATAGACTACGTTATGAGCATCTTAAGGCTAGATTTTGGCCGGTCAATGATATGGGGGCGTCGGCCTGTTTTGACGGAGATTATGGATCATTTCCCGGCAACGCTTGAGCTTTCGGTTTCAGCTTTTATAGTCAGCGTTGGTATAGGAATAATTACGGGATTGTTATCTTCTCTAAAGCCGTCAAGCAAGGTTGACGTTTCTCTTAGAATATTCAGCATAGTAGCTTATTCTCTATTCATACCATTGCTGGGAATGATATTGCAATTGATTTTTGGCGTTTATCTCCGTATACTGCCAGTCGCGGGTAGAAAATCGCCTCTCGTCGATATACAAACAATGACTGGTCTTTATATTATTGATAGTATTTTAACTTTAAACTTGGAAGGGTTGATAACGTCTATTCGATACCTAATTTTGCCATCCATTACTCTTGGAGTTGTTCTATCGGGTGTTTATACCAGGCTAGTAAGGTCTAGTATGCTCGATGTTCTCTCAGCAGATTTCATTAGAGCTCTCAAAGCGCGAGGTATACCAAAAAAACAGCTATTGTTTAAGCATGCTCTAAAAAACGCGTTTATACCTATCTTGACAATGATGGGTTTACAATTTTCAATACTATTAGCTGGAGCAGTATTAACTGAGACGACATTTTCATGGCCTGGCATGGGCACTTTTCTCATGGAAAGAATAGAATACCGCGATTATACAACTGTCCAGGGAACCATAGTATTCTTCGCACTGCTGGTATCTCTTGTAAGCCTAGCCGTAGACGTTGTCTATGCTCTAATAGACCCGAGGATAAGATATTAGGTGGGAACATGTTCGCAGAGTATATAGTAAGATTGTTTAAGAAAAGAAAAGTTGATTTCACGCTAACCGTGATAGGCTTCGCGATAGTATTTACTATAACTCTAATGGCTATTCTAGCCCCGTTTATTGCTCCCTACGACCCATACGTTTCAGTCGATGATGCCTTGTTACCTCCCTCAAACGAACATTTAATGGGCACCGATAACCTTGGAAGAGACGTTTGGAGTAGAATCCTATACGGGTCTTACACAGTGATGATAGTGGTTTTAGCATCTACCCTAATATCCTTAACTATAGGCTCTCTACTAGGGCTTGTTTCCGGATACTTTGGCGGCGCAGTTGACAGGGTATTGTCGCTTATAATGGATAGCCTATACTCTTTCCCGGGTTTAATATTCGCCATCGCCGTAGCCGCGATGCTAGGTCCCGGAGTTACTAACACGATAGTTTCTATATCTATAGTCTATATTCCTACATATTTTAGAATGGTGAGAGGGCAGACTTTAAGCGTGAAAACAAGCTTGTACGTTGAAGCTGCAACAGCAATGGGGGCTAGCCATAAAACAATATTGT
Proteins encoded in this window:
- a CDS encoding ABC transporter permease, yielding MTSLKAYILTRLILSIPMIFILLTVVFVILRILPGDPVLAIVGMKASEEQLEKLRRQLGLDKPLWMQYIDYVMSILRLDFGRSMIWGRRPVLTEIMDHFPATLELSVSAFIVSVGIGIITGLLSSLKPSSKVDVSLRIFSIVAYSLFIPLLGMILQLIFGVYLRILPVAGRKSPLVDIQTMTGLYIIDSILTLNLEGLITSIRYLILPSITLGVVLSGVYTRLVRSSMLDVLSADFIRALKARGIPKKQLLFKHALKNAFIPILTMMGLQFSILLAGAVLTETTFSWPGMGTFLMERIEYRDYTTVQGTIVFFALLVSLVSLAVDVVYALIDPRIRY
- a CDS encoding ABC transporter permease, with the translated sequence MFAEYIVRLFKKRKVDFTLTVIGFAIVFTITLMAILAPFIAPYDPYVSVDDALLPPSNEHLMGTDNLGRDVWSRILYGSYTVMIVVLASTLISLTIGSLLGLVSGYFGGAVDRVLSLIMDSLYSFPGLIFAIAVAAMLGPGVTNTIVSISIVYIPTYFRMVRGQTLSVKTSLYVEAATAMGASHKTILFKYIFANVSVIIPVVFSMNVADAVLTEAGLSFLGLGVPAPIPDWGFDLKNGQRNFLAGYWWISAFPGFMIVLLALGFSLLGEGLNELLNPERR